From Stenotrophomonas maltophilia, a single genomic window includes:
- a CDS encoding NAD(P)/FAD-dependent oxidoreductase has protein sequence MPHIPSAYDQDVVIVGASFAGAACALAAAQYGLRVCVLERKADPGERLHTTGIVVKEAMEQTWLGRMPEHLLQRVADVRLYAPNLRNVLLTAPGYYFLTTDTPNLMRWLASELRANGVDLHLQQSFTGARRSGEGWDVEGVGRCAYLVGADGARSRVAQRTGLGRVRDNLYGVEREFAGLQLPQGDALHCFVSKRFAPGYIGWVAQNPTGLQVGLALRHDPAQVRPPDIDGFLEHVRDVVGIPPAARPSATRAGLVPCGRPDGPITGPGVILTGDAAGIVSPLSAGGIHSSWRHGWAVGDAIGRHLRGTGPQPEHVARQVAPAFHGKRLLRWAMDHLQADWPLNVLLHTAATRRVAEQIYFHRRGLRT, from the coding sequence ATGCCCCACATTCCCTCCGCTTACGACCAGGACGTGGTCATCGTCGGCGCCAGTTTCGCCGGTGCCGCCTGTGCGCTGGCTGCTGCCCAGTACGGCCTGCGCGTGTGCGTGCTGGAACGCAAGGCCGATCCCGGCGAGCGCCTGCACACCACCGGCATCGTGGTGAAGGAAGCGATGGAACAGACGTGGCTGGGGCGTATGCCGGAGCACCTGCTGCAACGCGTCGCGGATGTGCGCCTGTACGCGCCCAACCTGCGCAACGTGCTGCTGACTGCACCCGGCTACTACTTCCTCACCACCGATACGCCGAACCTGATGCGCTGGCTGGCCAGCGAACTGCGTGCGAACGGCGTGGACCTGCACCTGCAACAGTCCTTCACCGGTGCCCGCCGCAGTGGCGAAGGTTGGGATGTGGAAGGAGTGGGGCGCTGCGCCTATCTGGTCGGTGCCGATGGCGCGCGTTCGCGCGTGGCCCAGCGCACCGGCCTCGGTCGGGTGCGTGACAACCTTTACGGCGTCGAACGCGAGTTCGCTGGCCTGCAATTGCCGCAGGGCGATGCATTGCATTGCTTCGTCAGCAAGCGCTTCGCACCGGGCTATATCGGCTGGGTCGCACAGAATCCGACGGGCCTGCAGGTGGGCCTGGCACTGCGCCATGACCCGGCACAGGTGCGGCCGCCGGATATCGATGGCTTCCTTGAGCACGTGCGCGATGTGGTCGGCATTCCGCCCGCCGCGCGGCCTTCGGCCACCCGCGCCGGGTTGGTGCCGTGCGGCCGGCCGGACGGCCCGATCACCGGCCCTGGCGTGATCCTGACCGGCGACGCCGCGGGCATCGTCTCGCCGCTCTCGGCCGGCGGTATCCACTCCTCGTGGCGGCATGGCTGGGCCGTGGGCGATGCCATAGGCCGGCATCTGCGCGGCACCGGCCCACAGCCGGAGCATGTGGCGCGGCAGGTGGCGCCGGCGTTCCATGGCAAGCGCCTGCTGCGCTGGGCGATGGATCATCTGCAGGCCGATTGGCCCCTCAACGTACTGCTGCATACGGCAGCCACGCGGCGCGTCGCCGAGCAGATCTACTTCCACCGTCGCGGTCTTCGCACGTGA
- a CDS encoding efflux transporter outer membrane subunit, which produces MLLLHVGGLVVRRITPVAVPRTGRGSSLQAVLRPGALLASLALAGCMSVPVPDLPGRTPSAWTQLPQGQGVAVDARQWWKVLADPALDGLVDQAIAGNLDLQQATLRLQAVRIVAGTSDSRFLPEISASAKQVQDAAAVDTYFHAGIEAIWDLGLFGAAESAQLSAQASAGNAEALRSAAQVAVIADVVRSYLDLTVAQAQQDLLARQQAVDDRGEQLALVRQRLRLDEPGELDRLRARQAATRAATAQASENADNAARALALLLGRDGPDPAWRAYRTPPKLGAFSLQQVPADLLRHRPQILLAESEVMQAAASKGSARAAMYPRVSLGGSILYAYNLTQNARSNSDSSPSIGPYIDIPLWDWGQRRARFHADEKQLDAALLGYRKAVLEGVSEVEGALGSLARQDSSIQSLRAANDAAGQQVKRQARQVQLGLSSEFDGLDTQRAALSSQADLIGAQGARVLAFASLYRALGGAPLPVEGEGEPQ; this is translated from the coding sequence ATGCTCCTTCTACACGTTGGCGGGCTGGTGGTCAGGCGTATCACTCCAGTGGCAGTGCCCAGGACCGGGCGCGGATCTTCCCTGCAGGCGGTGCTGCGCCCCGGCGCACTGCTGGCCAGCCTGGCCCTGGCAGGTTGCATGTCGGTGCCGGTGCCGGACCTGCCCGGCCGCACGCCCAGCGCCTGGACCCAGCTGCCACAGGGGCAGGGCGTGGCGGTGGACGCCAGGCAATGGTGGAAGGTGCTGGCCGACCCGGCGCTGGATGGCCTGGTGGACCAGGCCATTGCCGGCAACCTCGACCTGCAGCAGGCCACGCTGCGCCTGCAGGCGGTGCGGATCGTCGCCGGCACGTCGGACTCACGCTTCCTGCCGGAGATCTCGGCCAGCGCCAAGCAGGTGCAGGACGCCGCCGCCGTCGATACCTATTTCCATGCGGGCATTGAAGCGATCTGGGACCTGGGCCTGTTCGGTGCCGCCGAGAGTGCGCAGTTGAGCGCGCAGGCTTCGGCCGGCAATGCCGAGGCGCTGCGCAGTGCTGCGCAGGTTGCGGTGATCGCCGACGTGGTGCGCAGCTACCTGGATCTGACCGTGGCGCAGGCCCAGCAGGACCTGCTGGCCCGGCAGCAGGCGGTGGATGATCGCGGCGAGCAGTTGGCGCTGGTTCGCCAGCGCCTGCGCCTGGATGAGCCGGGCGAACTTGATCGGCTGCGGGCTCGCCAGGCAGCCACCCGCGCGGCCACGGCGCAGGCCAGCGAGAATGCGGACAATGCCGCCCGTGCATTGGCCCTGCTGCTGGGCCGCGATGGCCCGGACCCGGCCTGGCGTGCGTATCGCACGCCGCCGAAGCTGGGCGCATTCTCGCTGCAGCAGGTGCCGGCCGACCTGCTGCGTCACCGTCCGCAGATCCTGCTGGCCGAATCGGAAGTGATGCAGGCTGCGGCAAGCAAGGGTTCCGCGCGTGCCGCGATGTATCCGCGGGTCAGCCTCGGCGGTTCGATCCTGTACGCCTACAACCTCACCCAGAACGCCCGCTCCAATTCCGATTCCAGTCCCTCCATCGGCCCGTACATCGATATTCCGCTGTGGGATTGGGGCCAGCGCCGCGCGCGGTTCCATGCCGATGAGAAACAGCTGGATGCCGCGCTACTCGGCTACCGCAAGGCGGTGCTGGAAGGGGTGAGCGAAGTGGAAGGCGCACTGGGCAGCCTGGCACGCCAGGACAGCAGCATCCAGTCGCTGCGTGCGGCCAATGATGCCGCCGGCCAGCAGGTCAAGCGCCAGGCACGGCAGGTGCAGTTGGGCCTGTCCAGCGAATTCGATGGCCTCGACACCCAGCGCGCTGCGTTGTC